From the genome of Oryza glaberrima chromosome 1, OglaRS2, whole genome shotgun sequence:
atttattttgagataaaatttCAACTTccaagttaatttattttagtacTTCGAGTACTGATAGGTGGATTTGGCTATAAACCCACAACTGCTTTTTATTAATACCTTATGGTCTCTGTTTTACGTGCGAATTCACTGAAATATACGACCCAAAATACGAGGTGATAGTAATTAACAATACAAAGTAACATTTATGGTTCTGCCACTGCCATGCAAACTCATCCAATCCACCAAACTACTCCCCTTAGGGTATCTACCACCAAAGCCACACCTAGAGTGTCCTCACTAACTGAGGGCACTCTCTAGGGCACTCATCTCCCATTGGAGGATACCCTAGATGGGCTCCTCAAAATCGGAAGCAACTTATTGGAGATACTCCAACCCACAACGGGTGTCCCAGCCCACGAAGCCCCATGTATATTTTCACTTCCCTACCCCTAGTCCACGATGACCGCacaaattctctctctcttctctttttcttcgccTCGTCTTTCTCCCTCCGCCCCCTGCCGCTCGCCTCTCTCTATCcctctcgtcgccgccgctcgcttctctctctctccctcctgtcACTGGCGGCCGCGAGGGCGATGAGGAGggccacctccctccctctctctcatcgTCGTTCCCATCGCTCGCCGCTATCCGTCTCCACGCAGTGGCTGACAGAGAACCGCGTGGGGGACGCGCTGGTCGACAGCGAATGACGCGAAGGACAGGGTGGCCGACGGTGAGCGACGGTTGGTTGACGGCGCACGAGCTCTGCcgctttctctccctctctctttcaaAGCATGGGAGCAGGGCGCGGTGGCCGACGACGAGCGAAGGGTGGCTGACGGCACTCtctcccgtcgccgcccgtcgcatcGCGTCATCACCGTCCTCCCCGGCCTCCTCTACCTCACGCCGTCACTGACCGAGGGCAGCAGATCTGGCCCCATCGTGGGCGGATCtgtgccccccctcccccgggcCAGATCGGGATGGAGCGGCGTCGGTCGCCGACGATTGGGGGGGCGCCGATAGAGGAGGTCGCGATGGTGGAGGGGCGAGGGGTGGAAAGGGACAAACGAGGGGAGAGGGCGGTGTCTACAGGCTCCTCGCCTAGCGCCGATCGACCCAGCGTGGCTCCTCGCTCGGTCCCCCAGCCGAGGAGCATGTAGAGCCGCGACCCCTATAGAGTAGATGCGCGGCTCTGCTGGGGACGGCTCGAGCAAAAACGTGAATGGGAGTCGGACACCGTGAGCTGAAGCCACGAGCCAAGCTACCCATCGTAGATGGCCTTATTTATATCTAGACTAGATGCGAGAATTGTTATGGCTGTGCAAGAAagatttgtcaaaaaaaaaaagggataaaaGGTTCCTTATAGGCTTATTCAGTTGTACTACACAACCAATCGTCCAACGTTATCTgattattattcttttttgtCAAAGCATGTTTGACGTACATCGGATTGACGTGAAGACAAGAATGATGTGGTCTTTGCTTATTTAGTACCCGGTCAAGTCACTCGTCATAATAGCCTCAAAAGACACTGTAACAGCTCATAATTTGCAAGGTAGCCATAAGAAAATATCTCCTCCACTTTGTCCTGAGgtgaaagaggaagaggaaaaggcCAGTGAGgaagtagaaaaaaaaggagagaaaattaCGTAAAAGCCCTCCGCAACAGGTCCCGAATACTTTGATTCGGTAGGGGTACTAAGGCCATTTTCAACGCGAGGACAGTGGTCTTGTTCTTTTGTCCGATAAGAGTTAGATAAAGAGTAAGATTTTtttggcacgtttttcaaacagTTAAATGGTGTATTTCTTGCGAAAACTTTtaatatgaaagttgctctaaaatatcatatcaatctattttctaagtttataataattaaaacttaattaatcatacgttaatgtAATCTCATTTTAGGTAAAAAGcttaatcttcatcatcattttTATATTCAGAGAAAAGAACGCCACCAGTGTCCACCACCATCGTACGTTGAACGGGCCTACCAAAATGGAGGCCTAATAAAGGCCCAAGTAAGTATAGGCCCAAATACCCCCATGGGTCGTTAAAAAATGGAGGCCCAATAAATGGTCGAGTTAGTATAAGCCCAGTTAGGCCCACGAGTAGGTGGAACGACCACCTCACGGCCCTTACCCGCCTTATCTTCCACATCCGAggatttctctctttctttttccaacgcggccatggcgccgctccctctccccctcccgctTCCCGCCACTCGCCACCATCCCAAACCGCACGAggcctcggcctccgcctccgcctcgctccacgccgcgctcgcctcgctcTCCCAGCAGTGcggggcgggaggcggaggcgggggcgcCCTCCGCGACGCCTTCGCCCTCGTCGCCCGCGCCGAGCGCGACGCGTGCCCCGCCGCGGTGGTCTCGGTCGGCCCGGAGGCGTACGCGTCCCTCCTGCAGTGCTGCGTCGCGGCGGGGTGCCTCCGCGCGGGGCGGCAggtgcacgccgccgccgtcaagcgCGGGCCCCGCTACTGCCGCCACGCCTACATCGGCACCAAGCTCGCCGTGTTCTACGCCCGGTGCGGCGCGCTCGGCGACGCCGAGCGCGCGTTCAGCGCGCTCCCGGCCAAGAACGCCTTCGCGTGGGCTGCCGTCATCGGGATGTGGAGCCGCGCCGGGCTGCAGGGCAAGGCCCTCGCCGGGTACGCCGCCATGCTCGAGGCGGGCGTTCCCGCGGACAACTTCGTCGTGCCCAACGTGCTCAAGGCCTGCGCGGGGCTCGGGCTGCTTGGCCCCGGCAGAGCGGTGCACGGTTACGCCTGGAAGGCGGGGGTCGGGAACTGCGTGTACGTGATGAGCAGCCTGGTGGACTTCTATGGAAAATGCGGCGAGGTGGATGATGCGCGGGAGGTGTTCGACGTAATGCCGGAGAGGACAGTGGTGAGCTGGAACTCGATGCTGATGGGGTATATACACAATGGGAGGATTGATGAGGCTGCTGACTTGTTCTATGAGATGAGGGTCGAGGGCGTGCTGCCGACAAGGGTGAGTGTTCTGAGTTTTCTGTCTGCATCCGCGGATCTTGAGGCTCTTGATGGGGGAaagcagggccatgcagttgcaGTATCAAGCGGCCTGGAGATGGATTTGATTCTGGGCAGTTCAATGATCAACTTTTACTGTAAGGTTGGTTTGGTGGAGGCTGCAGAGGTGATATTTGAGCAGATGGTTGAAAGAGATATTGTCACCTGGAATCTGATGATTTCAGGATATTTGCAGGATGGGCAAACTGACAAAGCCCTTACCACATGCCATAGAATGCTGGAGAGTGGCCTGAAGTTTGATTGTGTGACGTTAGCGTCCGTTATCATGGCTTGCGTGAAATCTTACAGAATGGAGGTGGGTGGAGCTGCTCATGCTTACGCAGTGAGAAACAATCTTGAATCAGATAAAACGGTTTTTTGTAGCCTGATAGAATTGTATTcaagtagtgggagaatcgaACAAATGCACAGAGTATTTGATTCAATTAGACGGAGAGATATAGCCACGTGGAAAGCGATGATCTGTGCTTATGCAGACCATGGAATGGGTTCTGAGGCTCTGAAGCTTTTATATCAAATGCAGCTTGAAGGCACATTTCCAACTGCAGCATGTTGGGATTCAGTACTTTCAGCTTTTATTCGAAATGGACAGTTAGATGATGCCCTAAGCACCTTCTATGAGATGCTTCAAACGAGCACACGCCCCAATCTGCGGACATGGAGTCTGTTAATAAGCGGCTTGTCTCGAAATGGTATGCATCCTGAGGTTATGAATCTATGTTGCAAGATGCAAGAAGTAGAGCCAGCACCTAGTCCAACAATATTTTCTGCAGCACTTCTTGCTGTTAAATCTGCAGCTTCAGTACAGTATGGAAAAGCAATGCACGCATGCATTGTTAAGAAGGGCCTATTATTGTCGAAATCTGTGGTGCAGTCGCTGCTAAACATGTATGGTAGCTTCAATGATAGAGGCACAGTAGAGAGTTTGCTAAGATTTCTTGCTGCTGCACAGTAAATAATTTCAGGGCGTCAAGAATGTGGTGCTAGTAAAATAGGACATACAGGTTTACAGGTTACAGCTGTACATAAATACATGGCGTTTGCACATATGAATTCACATTCATAATACAATTCCTATTTTGAGTGATGGAGTATGGACTAAATCAGAGTGGTCATGAAACAAAGATACGTCATACCAGTTTGATACGAAATAACATCTCTTACATGATTGTATTAACCTTGCAGATACATTACAGAGTATGCATCTATTGTTGGGAGGCATTATTCCTAAAATCAGAAGGTTCTGATAAAAGAACCAATCACCTTAAAGGGCTGAAACCAGCGAGTAAACAGTGTTTCTGTGGCCACATGACTCTCTTTGAGACCTACAGCTAGTCAGCTACAAGTGGTtgaataatttcaagaaaagcATAACTGTTTGTCACTGTAACGATGAATATGATAACATGCTGACAGATGTGCTGTAGTTCTGTTGTCATCCAATTGTTCGGTTTTGAATTAGGATCGCTACTCTGTGCTGGCCCTTTTTCGGATACTGTCAAAGAACAATGTCCAGATGCTATGGGCAACTTATTATCATTATATAGGTCATTACTTCTTTTCACACTGCAAACAAAAGTGTAACTGTATATTCCTCCTGTAAAGTGTCATCAACTCATTGTACATATCTTTCTGAACAACTATACACAGCACTTTTCCACTCCAGAAATTGCAGAATTATTACTCACTTGAAGTATGAGTTACCACTTCTTTCACACTCCCATGCTAACATCTGGTGCTTGTCTCTTTTCGCAAGCCCTGCATCCGATCTTGATGGGGTGCAGAAGGTTCCAATCAGAAAAACCGGCGTcttaaaagagagagagagagagagaggctggACCATCGAGCAGCTAGAAGTTGCAGCAGCTGCTGGGCACAGGACTGCTCTTCTTGATGATGAAACTTGCATCTACAGATGATCGAGATTATTCGCCCAAAAGTGGGGGGCGTACTGCATATATGTAGCTCCTGTAACAGCGGGTAGCATTGTCGAGAGATGTGCCGCATTCATGGTGGTGTGTGTGCCCCCGGTTTGCTCC
Proteins encoded in this window:
- the LOC127768418 gene encoding pentatricopeptide repeat-containing protein At5g55740, chloroplastic, producing MAPLPLPLPLPATRHHPKPHEASASASASLHAALASLSQQCGAGGGGGGALRDAFALVARAERDACPAAVVSVGPEAYASLLQCCVAAGCLRAGRQVHAAAVKRGPRYCRHAYIGTKLAVFYARCGALGDAERAFSALPAKNAFAWAAVIGMWSRAGLQGKALAGYAAMLEAGVPADNFVVPNVLKACAGLGLLGPGRAVHGYAWKAGVGNCVYVMSSLVDFYGKCGEVDDAREVFDVMPERTVVSWNSMLMGYIHNGRIDEAADLFYEMRVEGVLPTRVSVLSFLSASADLEALDGGKQGHAVAVSSGLEMDLILGSSMINFYCKVGLVEAAEVIFEQMVERDIVTWNLMISGYLQDGQTDKALTTCHRMLESGLKFDCVTLASVIMACVKSYRMEVGGAAHAYAVRNNLESDKTVFCSLIELYSSSGRIEQMHRVFDSIRRRDIATWKAMICAYADHGMGSEALKLLYQMQLEGTFPTAACWDSVLSAFIRNGQLDDALSTFYEMLQTSTRPNLRTWSLLISGLSRNGMHPEVMNLCCKMQEVEPAPSPTIFSAALLAVKSAASVQYGKAMHACIVKKGLLLSKSVVQSLLNMYGSFNDRGTVESLLRFLAAAQ